The DNA segment AGTAGAcggctttttaataattgaagcCAAGCACGAAGAAAAAAGAGACGAACATGGATTCATTTCTCGTAGTTTCACGAGGCGGTATCGTCTCCCAGACGGTATACAAGAGGATTCTGTGATGTCAAAGCTGTCTTCAGACGGCGTGCTGAGTATAACCGCACCTTTAAAGGCTCCTCCGAAGGTTGAAAATGAACGAGTGGTACCCATTGTTCAGACTGGACCTGTGAGGAAGACTGAAGATAGCGGACAAGATGAAAATTAAActtgcatttatatttaattttaaatgttcgaGTGTGGACATTCCTAATAGAATCTTATTCTGATCTCGTGcgtgtatgttttttatttgtttgtgcaAATATATTGCATCCTAGtcatttgtgttttttattttaatctaattgaTTAATTGgttcacaaattaaaaaaaaaataagtttgatATACCATTCATGTGACAATTTCATTTTCTGCAAACATCGTTTTTATAAAAGACCGATATTTTGACAAACGCTCAATTCATACATTTTGGACTTTCCAATTGTTTATGactaagtttaatttatataattacgtaaacaatataattattcaaagaaATCAATTGCTttccaaattttaatattatgaaatccaTTATGAAAAAATTTGTGTGATCTAATTACCTACTAGATTttacctacttattttataattatatattcgatAAAACAACGTTTACGTTTTATAACTGcacttgaaaattaaaattttaatgctgTTTCACATATCAATATTGCAGTCAGTGGATACAATGTTAAGTTGAAGTattagcgccatctagtgtTGCCTAAAATGACTATAAATGCAAGTATGGCGAGACG comes from the Nymphalis io chromosome 1, ilAglIoxx1.1, whole genome shotgun sequence genome and includes:
- the LOC126770559 gene encoding protein lethal(2)essential for life-like, which translates into the protein MAFHPFFFDSRPRRLMEQNFGLGLTPNDILTIVAVPQTNRNYYRPWRNLQATEHDSGSTIKEEKDKFQVNLDVQHFAPEEISVKTVDGFLIIEAKHEEKRDEHGFISRSFTRRYRLPDGIQEDSVMSKLSSDGVLSITAPLKAPPKVENERVVPIVQTGPVRKTEDSGQDEN